One segment of Vibrio gazogenes DNA contains the following:
- the cysD gene encoding sulfate adenylyltransferase subunit CysD: MDQQRLTHLKQLEAESIHIIREVAAEFGNPVMMYSIGKDSSVMLHLARKAFYPGKIPFPLLHVDTNWKFREMIDFRDKTAQKYGFELLVHKNPEGLEMGINPFVHGSSKHTDIMKTQGLKQALNQYGFDAAFGGARRDEEKSRAKERVYSFRDKNHTWDPKNQRPEIWHTYNGQINKGESIRVFPLSNWTELDIWQYIYLEGIDIVPLYFAEKRPVVERDGMLIMVDDDRMEILPGEVIENKSVRFRTLGCYPLTGAIESTASTLPEIIEEMLVATSSERQGRAIDHDQSGSMELKKRQGYF, from the coding sequence ATGGATCAACAACGATTAACTCATTTAAAACAACTAGAAGCTGAAAGTATTCACATCATTCGTGAAGTTGCAGCCGAATTCGGCAACCCGGTGATGATGTATTCCATCGGAAAAGATTCATCGGTGATGCTACATCTGGCTCGCAAAGCTTTCTATCCGGGCAAAATTCCGTTTCCGCTCCTGCATGTCGATACGAACTGGAAGTTTCGTGAAATGATCGATTTCCGCGATAAAACCGCACAAAAGTACGGCTTTGAGCTTCTGGTCCATAAAAACCCCGAAGGGCTCGAAATGGGGATCAACCCGTTTGTTCACGGGAGTTCCAAACATACCGATATTATGAAAACTCAGGGCTTGAAACAGGCATTGAACCAATATGGATTCGATGCTGCATTCGGTGGCGCCCGTCGGGATGAAGAAAAGTCCCGTGCCAAAGAGCGAGTCTATTCATTCCGGGATAAGAATCATACCTGGGATCCCAAAAACCAGCGTCCGGAGATCTGGCATACCTACAACGGGCAGATTAACAAAGGTGAGAGTATTCGGGTGTTCCCTTTGTCAAACTGGACTGAACTGGACATATGGCAATATATCTATCTGGAAGGCATTGATATTGTGCCGCTTTACTTCGCTGAAAAGCGGCCTGTCGTCGAACGTGATGGGATGTTAATCATGGTTGATGATGATCGGATGGAGATTTTGCCGGGTGAAGTGATCGAGAATAAATCAGTCCGTTTCCGGACACTTGGGTGTTATCCGCTGACCGGAGCCATTGAATCGACGGCAAGTACATTGCCTGAAATCATCGAAGAGATGCTGGTGGCAACGTCCAGTGAGCGGCAAGGACGAGCGATCGACCATGATCAGTCCGGATCCATGGAATTGAAAAAACGTCAGGGCTATTTCTAA
- a CDS encoding ABC transporter permease — protein MKIIMNLAWKSVLNRKTTALLTILTVAISVILLMGVERIRTQAKSSFANTISGTDLIVGGRSGQVNLLLYSVFRIGNATNNIDWKSFQEFSHHRAVKWAIPISLGDSHKGFRVMGTNQDYFKFYQYGHKQHLTFQAGQPFHGLFDTVIGADVAKKLNYHIGSKIIIAHGISDVGFSRHDHLPFTVTGILAPTGTPVDRTVHVSLGAIEAIHVGWESGAHIGKTPDAAVLEKRHFQPTQITAMYLGLKSRIQTFALQREINEYRKEPLSAILPGVALQELWGMMSVAEQALMAVSIFVVIAGLMGMLSSLLTSLQERRREMAILRAMGAQPKHVFALLISEASALTFAGILVGVAGLYGLMSIIAPLIHAQYGIMITLDRLSYHEWQLLGYVQLAGILIGVVPALRAYRQSLSDGMTIRI, from the coding sequence ATGAAAATCATTATGAATCTGGCGTGGAAGAGCGTCCTCAATCGTAAAACAACGGCACTCTTAACGATTTTAACGGTGGCAATTTCGGTCATTCTGCTCATGGGTGTAGAACGGATCCGTACGCAGGCCAAAAGCAGCTTTGCCAATACGATCTCCGGCACTGATCTGATCGTCGGTGGGCGCTCCGGTCAAGTCAATCTGCTCCTTTATTCCGTCTTTCGGATCGGCAATGCGACGAACAATATTGATTGGAAAAGTTTTCAGGAATTCAGTCATCATCGTGCGGTAAAGTGGGCGATCCCGATTTCATTGGGCGATTCTCATAAAGGCTTTCGGGTCATGGGGACCAATCAGGATTATTTTAAATTCTATCAATACGGACATAAACAGCATCTGACTTTTCAGGCCGGCCAACCATTCCACGGGCTGTTCGACACAGTAATTGGTGCTGATGTCGCTAAAAAGCTCAACTATCATATCGGCAGCAAAATTATCATTGCTCATGGGATTAGTGATGTCGGATTCAGCCGCCACGATCACCTTCCCTTTACCGTCACGGGTATTCTGGCCCCGACAGGGACACCGGTCGATCGAACGGTTCATGTGTCTCTGGGCGCCATTGAAGCGATCCATGTCGGTTGGGAGTCTGGTGCGCATATTGGCAAAACACCGGATGCAGCCGTGCTGGAAAAACGACATTTTCAACCCACTCAAATTACAGCGATGTATCTGGGTTTAAAATCCCGTATTCAAACATTTGCATTACAACGAGAAATCAATGAATATCGTAAAGAGCCCTTGAGTGCAATTCTTCCGGGGGTCGCATTACAGGAATTATGGGGCATGATGTCGGTGGCAGAACAAGCGTTAATGGCCGTCTCGATCTTTGTCGTGATTGCCGGATTGATGGGAATGCTCAGCAGTCTGTTAACCAGTTTGCAAGAAAGGCGACGTGAGATGGCAATTCTCCGGGCCATGGGCGCACAACCCAAACATGTCTTTGCTTTATTGATCAGTGAAGCCAGTGCGTTAACCTTTGCCGGCATTCTTGTTGGCGTGGCGGGTTTATATGGTTTAATGTCGATCATTGCACCATTGATTCATGCACAATACGGTATCATGATAACACTTGACCGTTTGAGCTATCATGAATGGCAATTGCTCGGTTACGTACAACTCGCAGGGATTCTGATTGGGGTCGTCCCCGCACTACGAGCCTACAGACAATCACTCAGCGATGGTATGACAATAAGAATATAG
- a CDS encoding SLC13 family permease: protein MWEQGVIIAILCGVVACLLLTRVKPSLIFAGAAFITFIAGLIDINDLAANFTNSSLLTLILLILASAGLEKTRLISWISRNISEGRLGTVIAKLGLSTAFLSSFTNNTAVVVSLIGAIKRNQQHAPSKLLIPLSYTAIFGGTLTLIGTSTNLIINSFVEDAGLPSLDFFAPTMIGLAVLLGGVLILIPLSYLLPNNDESGQDELPYFLEASVGETSPLVGRSIAENNLRALRKLFLAEVIRNGESVPSVGPDFVLQAQDRLLFCGDVESVSTLQEIKGLTLFGQHHLNGQNFVEVVVSSSASFCHKTLKSSHFRERFDAVVVAIRRGHERLEGGLGNITLTAGDTLVLVPGKAFEAQRQALHREFLFINDLDSSARLDSHKSSLVLLGFMAVIGAALLHWLPIIKGLAIYLILLVIFGIVHIGELRRRFPIDIVVIVGSALSIAQLMISSGLSQRMGDFFIHTMNGWGVFGGLVATYLITLVLTELITNNAAAALAFPLGYSLAVGYGVDPMPFIMAVLFGASASFISPYGYQTNLLVYSIGNYKMSDYVRIGIPISLVYSLLVLTLIPVFFPF from the coding sequence ATGTGGGAACAAGGGGTGATAATTGCAATTCTATGCGGTGTGGTTGCCTGTTTGCTGCTTACGCGAGTTAAACCGAGTTTGATCTTTGCAGGCGCTGCTTTTATCACGTTTATTGCAGGTCTGATTGATATCAATGATTTAGCCGCAAATTTCACCAACTCATCCCTACTGACGCTGATTTTGTTGATTCTGGCTTCTGCCGGACTGGAAAAGACGCGGCTCATCAGTTGGATCAGTCGTAATATTTCTGAAGGGCGGCTCGGCACCGTGATCGCGAAGCTGGGTTTATCGACCGCTTTTCTCTCTTCTTTTACCAATAACACCGCTGTCGTCGTTTCTTTGATTGGTGCGATTAAACGCAATCAGCAACATGCACCTTCAAAGTTATTAATTCCGCTGTCTTACACGGCTATCTTTGGCGGTACGCTGACTTTGATTGGTACATCTACCAATCTGATCATCAATAGTTTTGTGGAAGATGCGGGATTGCCGAGTCTCGACTTCTTCGCCCCGACGATGATCGGTCTGGCTGTGCTTCTCGGCGGCGTATTGATTCTGATTCCATTGAGTTATCTGTTACCGAATAACGATGAATCAGGGCAGGATGAATTACCTTATTTTCTGGAAGCGAGTGTCGGTGAGACGTCACCATTAGTCGGACGCAGCATTGCCGAAAATAACCTGCGGGCGTTACGCAAGTTATTCTTAGCTGAGGTGATTCGAAATGGTGAGAGTGTCCCTTCCGTCGGACCTGATTTTGTCTTACAGGCACAGGATCGGCTGCTGTTTTGTGGTGATGTCGAGAGTGTATCGACACTTCAGGAAATCAAAGGGTTAACCTTGTTTGGTCAGCACCACCTTAACGGTCAGAATTTTGTTGAAGTAGTGGTGAGTTCTTCCGCCAGTTTTTGTCATAAAACACTGAAATCCAGTCATTTTCGCGAGCGGTTTGATGCCGTCGTCGTAGCCATTCGTCGGGGGCATGAACGTCTGGAAGGCGGGCTGGGAAATATTACGTTGACGGCTGGCGATACGCTGGTACTTGTACCGGGAAAAGCGTTCGAAGCGCAACGTCAGGCGCTGCATCGCGAATTCCTATTCATTAATGATTTGGATTCGAGTGCCCGCTTGGACAGCCATAAATCGAGTCTGGTATTACTCGGATTTATGGCGGTGATTGGTGCGGCATTGCTCCATTGGCTACCGATTATTAAAGGACTTGCGATCTATCTGATTCTGTTAGTTATTTTTGGCATCGTACACATCGGTGAATTACGTCGTCGTTTCCCTATCGATATTGTCGTGATTGTCGGTTCAGCATTATCGATTGCTCAGTTGATGATTTCATCGGGACTGTCACAACGCATGGGCGATTTTTTTATTCATACTATGAACGGTTGGGGCGTGTTTGGTGGCTTGGTCGCCACCTATCTGATTACCTTAGTTCTGACGGAGCTAATCACGAACAATGCTGCGGCTGCGCTGGCTTTTCCGTTGGGATACAGCTTGGCTGTCGGCTACGGGGTAGATCCGATGCCATTTATCATGGCGGTGTTATTTGGTGCCAGCGCGAGCTTTATTTCTCCCTATGGTTATCAGACCAATCTGCTGGTCTATAGTATCGGTAACTACAAAATGAGTGATTATGTCAGAATCGGTATTCCAATATCTTTGGTCTATTCTTTGCTCGTTCTGACCTTAATCCCGGTATTTTTTCCGTTTTAA
- a CDS encoding TIGR03899 family protein has protein sequence MEQRTPTVIEHQDDETTKSHSRGRYIKDSGRRIQNIAKDHGLDALICEEKTDISPLDRALKRERKRKEQRQKNLESIVRLAHKSCKNETAGDPDQDWLYRFFDMAQDIHNSSMQRLWAQVLKREVTNPGSTSMKALQVLKDMTPKEAQILQKSAALACSFGQDSSRKLFVGIRAHNGIFTFGKRDTTITLSLGSFQLPYSSLLVMIELGLLHATELASGEIEQESALPFHYQGKNLSLQAMSKGIHLLYYRFSPTGNELCKLLGNKLNQQYYDQTIALLGQKFMIHTDATGSIHHTV, from the coding sequence ATGGAACAACGCACACCCACGGTCATTGAACATCAGGATGATGAGACAACAAAGTCTCATTCAAGAGGACGCTATATCAAAGATAGTGGTCGTCGGATCCAAAATATTGCCAAAGATCATGGTCTTGATGCGCTGATTTGTGAAGAAAAAACCGACATTTCGCCACTGGACAGAGCCTTAAAGCGGGAACGCAAACGCAAAGAACAGCGGCAAAAAAACCTTGAGAGCATTGTCAGACTTGCCCATAAATCCTGTAAAAACGAAACGGCTGGCGATCCCGATCAAGACTGGCTCTACCGCTTTTTCGATATGGCTCAGGATATCCATAACTCTTCAATGCAGCGACTGTGGGCTCAAGTGCTCAAACGGGAAGTCACCAATCCGGGCTCCACATCCATGAAAGCCTTGCAAGTGTTGAAAGACATGACACCGAAAGAAGCTCAGATCCTCCAAAAATCAGCCGCACTGGCTTGTAGTTTCGGGCAAGACAGCAGTCGTAAACTATTTGTTGGGATACGGGCACACAATGGGATTTTTACCTTTGGCAAGCGTGATACCACGATTACGCTGAGTCTGGGTAGTTTTCAGCTTCCCTACTCAAGTTTGCTTGTCATGATCGAGCTCGGCTTACTGCATGCTACCGAGCTCGCCTCAGGTGAAATCGAGCAAGAATCAGCGCTTCCCTTTCATTATCAGGGCAAAAACCTGTCTCTTCAGGCAATGAGCAAGGGGATACATTTACTCTATTATCGTTTTAGTCCCACCGGTAATGAGTTATGTAAACTACTGGGCAATAAGCTCAACCAACAATACTATGATCAAACAATTGCCCTGTTAGGGCAAAAATTCATGATCCATACCGATGCTACCGGCAGCATTCACCATACAGTCTGA
- a CDS encoding bifunctional 2',3'-cyclic-nucleotide 2'-phosphodiesterase/3'-nucleotidase, with the protein MKQPKKILALSLLSELLILASSALSFSVNAETIHLRVIETTDIHANVMDYDYYKDKSSDKIGLLRAASLVKKAREENPNSLLIDNGDLIQGSPMGDYMAAKGIKAGEVHPVYKAMNLLGYEVGNIGNHEFNYGLGYLKETLNDANFPYINANIFDAKTDQHYFRPYLIKSYTLTDTDGKPQQLKVGYIGFAPPQIMVWDKKNLAGNVYTKDIKATAKALIPQMKQQGADIIVAIPHSGIATTPYHVGAENSVYYLAEIPDIDAIAFGHAHAVFPGKDFNDLPDVDNQKGTIHGVAAVMPGRWGSHVGIIDLTVEKKDHHWQVTDSQSEARPIYDNIAHHALVSADAQLRQAVQSDHQATRQFVNQPIGRASDKMYSYLALVQDDPTIQIVNLAQKAYVEKMIQGDPDLDGLPVLSAAAPFKAGGRKNDPSNYTEVESGQLTFRNAADLYLYPNTLVALKVTGRELKEWLECSAGQFNRIDPTRTTPQYLINWDGFRTYNFDVIDGIEYQIDVTQPARYDGNCQLVAPDSRRIVNLSYQGKAIPDKQVFLIATNNYRAYSNKFPGTGASHVAFDAPDENRTILANYIAQMSKQHGEIHPKADNNWRLAPIQATKNLDIRFETAPGNKASQFIQQYGRYPMKQLMTDETGFAVYQVQL; encoded by the coding sequence ATGAAACAGCCAAAAAAAATTCTCGCACTGTCATTACTTAGTGAGTTGCTGATACTTGCTTCATCAGCACTATCATTCTCAGTCAATGCAGAAACCATCCATCTTCGAGTCATAGAAACAACGGATATCCATGCCAATGTCATGGACTATGACTATTACAAAGACAAATCGTCAGACAAAATTGGTTTACTCCGGGCCGCGAGTCTTGTCAAAAAAGCACGTGAAGAGAATCCGAATTCACTTTTGATTGATAACGGTGATCTGATTCAGGGCAGCCCGATGGGTGACTACATGGCAGCCAAAGGCATCAAGGCGGGAGAAGTTCATCCGGTTTATAAAGCAATGAACCTCCTCGGTTACGAGGTCGGAAATATTGGTAACCACGAGTTTAATTACGGACTCGGATACCTTAAAGAAACGCTCAACGATGCCAATTTTCCTTATATCAATGCCAATATATTTGACGCCAAAACGGATCAGCACTATTTCCGTCCTTACCTGATCAAATCATATACATTGACCGATACCGATGGAAAACCTCAGCAGTTAAAGGTTGGCTATATTGGCTTCGCTCCGCCTCAGATTATGGTATGGGATAAGAAAAATTTAGCGGGCAACGTTTATACCAAAGATATCAAAGCAACAGCGAAGGCCCTGATCCCTCAAATGAAACAGCAAGGTGCTGATATCATTGTTGCCATTCCCCATTCGGGAATTGCCACCACGCCTTATCATGTCGGTGCTGAAAACTCGGTTTACTATCTCGCAGAAATCCCCGATATTGATGCTATCGCTTTTGGTCACGCGCATGCGGTTTTCCCCGGCAAAGACTTTAATGATCTGCCAGATGTGGATAACCAAAAAGGGACAATTCACGGTGTCGCGGCGGTGATGCCCGGACGCTGGGGCAGCCATGTCGGTATTATTGATCTGACAGTAGAGAAAAAAGATCACCACTGGCAAGTGACTGACAGCCAATCAGAAGCACGTCCGATTTATGACAATATCGCACATCATGCTTTGGTATCCGCTGACGCTCAGCTTCGTCAAGCCGTTCAATCGGATCACCAAGCAACACGACAGTTCGTCAATCAACCCATCGGCAGAGCCAGTGATAAAATGTATAGTTATCTGGCGCTCGTTCAGGATGATCCGACCATTCAAATCGTCAATCTGGCACAGAAAGCCTACGTTGAAAAAATGATTCAGGGCGATCCGGATTTAGATGGATTGCCAGTGCTGTCTGCTGCTGCACCATTTAAAGCCGGCGGCCGAAAAAATGATCCCTCAAACTATACCGAAGTTGAATCCGGGCAACTGACATTCCGCAACGCCGCTGATCTGTACCTTTATCCAAACACATTAGTGGCACTCAAAGTCACCGGACGAGAGCTGAAAGAATGGCTGGAATGCTCCGCGGGCCAGTTCAATCGTATTGATCCGACTCGAACTACCCCTCAATATCTCATCAACTGGGATGGGTTCAGAACCTACAACTTTGATGTCATTGATGGGATCGAATATCAGATTGATGTCACGCAGCCGGCCCGATATGACGGTAACTGTCAATTGGTTGCTCCTGATAGCAGACGAATTGTCAATCTGTCTTATCAGGGGAAGGCGATTCCAGATAAGCAAGTATTCCTGATTGCCACCAATAACTATCGCGCCTATAGCAACAAGTTTCCCGGCACCGGGGCCTCACATGTCGCTTTTGACGCGCCAGATGAAAACCGGACAATTCTGGCCAATTACATTGCTCAGATGAGTAAGCAACATGGTGAAATTCATCCTAAAGCGGATAACAACTGGCGTTTAGCGCCAATTCAAGCAACCAAAAATCTTGATATCCGCTTCGAGACGGCTCCGGGAAACAAAGCTTCGCAGTTCATTCAGCAATATGGGCGTTACCCGATGAAGCAGCTCATGACAGATGAAACCGGCTTCGCCGTCTATCAGGTTCAGCTATAA
- the cobA gene encoding uroporphyrinogen-III C-methyltransferase, producing the protein MAKDQVVTRLPVKQVRSSVKVDASEQISYHFTKSQLQAGEVALVGAGPGDPELLTVKAVSFLQQADVVLYDYLVSEEIMSLVPDSTILVCVGKRAGHHSVPQDKTNQLLVDFARQGHRVVRIKGGDPFIFGRGGEELERLFDAGIRFQVVPGITAAAGATAYAGIPLTHRDYAQSAIFVTGHVRAEQDEMDWSTLARGRQTLVIYMGLMKSGYIREQLLQYGRDGKTPVAVIERGTQAAQKLFRGTLNHLPQLAAQADSPALIVIGEVVSLADKLNWFNSTRETTASSLYAEIKQ; encoded by the coding sequence ATGGCAAAGGATCAGGTTGTGACTCGTTTACCCGTCAAACAAGTGCGTTCGTCTGTGAAGGTCGATGCGTCAGAACAAATCAGCTACCACTTCACGAAATCTCAGTTGCAGGCCGGAGAAGTCGCATTGGTCGGTGCTGGCCCGGGGGATCCGGAATTACTCACTGTCAAAGCGGTTAGCTTTCTGCAGCAAGCCGATGTCGTTTTATATGACTATTTGGTCTCAGAGGAGATTATGTCTCTGGTGCCGGACAGTACGATTCTGGTGTGTGTCGGGAAACGAGCCGGCCATCATAGTGTGCCGCAGGATAAGACCAATCAGCTGTTGGTTGATTTTGCCAGACAGGGACACCGGGTCGTGCGAATTAAAGGCGGAGACCCGTTTATTTTTGGACGAGGCGGTGAAGAACTGGAGCGTTTGTTCGATGCCGGTATTCGCTTTCAAGTCGTTCCCGGTATTACCGCAGCCGCTGGGGCGACCGCCTATGCCGGGATTCCTCTGACACACCGGGATTATGCGCAGTCTGCCATTTTCGTTACCGGCCATGTCCGTGCTGAGCAAGATGAAATGGATTGGTCAACCTTGGCTCGGGGACGGCAGACTCTTGTGATCTATATGGGATTGATGAAATCCGGATATATCAGGGAGCAGTTACTTCAGTATGGCCGGGATGGCAAGACGCCTGTTGCCGTGATTGAACGAGGAACACAAGCCGCGCAGAAGCTGTTTCGTGGCACATTGAATCATTTGCCACAGTTGGCTGCTCAGGCTGATTCGCCCGCTTTAATTGTAATTGGTGAAGTGGTTTCACTGGCCGACAAACTCAATTGGTTCAACAGCACACGGGAAACAACTGCCAGTTCTTTGTATGCAGAAATAAAACAATAG
- the cysC gene encoding adenylyl-sulfate kinase, translating into MSIAPSEKEQHIVWHQHPIDKTFRATLKKQKPAVLWFTGLSGAGKSTVAGALENRLAQLGYHTYLLDGDNVRHGLCRDLGFSAQDRRENIRRIGELAKLMADAGLIVLTAFISPHRTERQMVRELLPEGEFLEVFVNTTLEVCELRDPKGLYKKARAGEITNFTGIDAEYEVPLQPEIDLPAGEMGIDALVEQCLTELSQRGIIDVSSH; encoded by the coding sequence ATGAGTATCGCGCCAAGTGAAAAAGAGCAACATATCGTCTGGCACCAGCACCCGATCGATAAAACATTTCGTGCGACGCTGAAAAAACAGAAACCCGCCGTGCTTTGGTTTACCGGATTATCAGGGGCTGGCAAATCAACGGTTGCTGGCGCACTGGAAAATCGTCTTGCACAATTGGGCTATCATACTTACCTGCTTGATGGTGATAATGTCCGGCACGGGTTATGTCGTGACCTCGGTTTTTCCGCTCAGGATCGTCGGGAAAATATCCGTCGGATCGGTGAACTGGCGAAGCTGATGGCTGATGCCGGACTGATCGTGCTTACTGCATTTATCTCACCACATCGAACTGAACGCCAGATGGTGCGGGAGTTACTGCCGGAAGGGGAATTTCTGGAAGTTTTCGTCAATACCACACTGGAAGTTTGTGAGCTGCGCGATCCGAAAGGGTTGTACAAAAAAGCCCGTGCGGGTGAGATCACCAACTTTACGGGCATTGATGCTGAATATGAAGTGCCGTTACAGCCTGAAATCGATTTACCTGCCGGTGAAATGGGCATCGATGCATTGGTTGAACAGTGTCTGACAGAACTGAGTCAACGCGGCATTATTGATGTTTCATCGCATTAA
- a CDS encoding DUF3299 domain-containing protein: MRNAFSSVMLLCMTLCSVSVLGAQKPLTLDWMDLIPKQERHQFDQQGMPTVNHNGNTPAKQSHIGAVRPELDGKYVKIPGFVIPLEGDDQTITEFLLVPYFGACIHVPPPPPNQIIYVKFPQGAPVQELWDVIYVVGKLKAEPVSSDVADAGYKIEGSRIEPYDDQ, translated from the coding sequence ATGAGAAACGCTTTTTCATCGGTCATGCTCCTGTGCATGACCCTATGCTCCGTTTCAGTCTTGGGGGCGCAAAAACCGCTGACGCTTGATTGGATGGATCTGATCCCGAAGCAAGAACGTCATCAGTTTGATCAACAAGGAATGCCGACCGTGAATCATAACGGTAACACTCCGGCCAAGCAGAGTCATATCGGTGCTGTCAGACCAGAACTCGATGGAAAGTATGTCAAAATCCCTGGGTTTGTCATCCCTTTGGAAGGAGACGATCAGACTATCACTGAGTTCTTACTGGTGCCTTATTTCGGAGCATGTATCCATGTGCCACCGCCGCCACCCAACCAGATTATCTATGTTAAATTCCCTCAAGGCGCACCCGTTCAGGAATTGTGGGATGTCATTTATGTCGTGGGTAAACTAAAAGCGGAGCCTGTCAGCAGTGACGTTGCTGATGCCGGATATAAGATCGAGGGGAGTCGTATTGAACCTTACGATGATCAGTAA
- the cysN gene encoding sulfate adenylyltransferase subunit CysN — protein sequence MNSAVQAQLTELGIEGYLDQHQHKSLLRFLTCGSVDDGKSTLIGRLLHDSKQIYEDQLAAVHSDSQRVGTTGERPDLALLVDGLQAEREQGITIDVAYRYFSTQKRKFIIADTPGHEQYTRNMATGASTCDLAIILIDARKGVLDQTRRHSFISNLLGLRHFVVAVNKMDLVDYSQERFEAIRQEYLEFSRHLQGDTDIQIIPISALEGDNVVEKSQHMHWYQGPSLLDLLETVDVDQLKGTGAFRFPVQYVNRPNLDFRGFAGTVASGIVRVGDQVKVLPSGKSSTVARIVTFDGDLEQAYTGQAVTLTLNDEIDISRGDLIVLEDAQLDTTNHLLADVVWMTEQPLQAGRDYDIKIAGHKTIGQVTSIRHQYDINNLSTYQAESLPLNGIGLCEWRFNQAIALDRYLDSADTGGFIIIDRLTNVTVGAGLVRDSLQTVAQTQGDVSEFELELNALIRKHYPHWGVKDISQLLK from the coding sequence ATGAATAGTGCAGTTCAAGCTCAGTTAACTGAGTTGGGTATTGAAGGTTATTTGGATCAACACCAACACAAATCGTTACTTAGATTTCTGACATGTGGTTCTGTCGATGACGGTAAGAGTACGTTGATCGGCCGTTTGCTTCATGATTCAAAGCAGATCTATGAAGATCAGCTGGCGGCTGTTCATTCAGACAGTCAGCGCGTCGGTACAACCGGTGAGCGTCCGGATCTGGCATTGCTGGTGGATGGATTGCAGGCTGAACGCGAGCAAGGGATTACCATTGATGTCGCATATCGCTATTTTTCAACGCAAAAACGCAAATTCATTATCGCCGATACGCCGGGACATGAGCAGTACACGCGCAATATGGCAACCGGTGCTTCGACATGTGATTTGGCGATTATTCTGATTGATGCACGGAAAGGCGTGTTGGATCAGACTCGTCGTCACTCGTTCATTTCCAATCTCTTGGGCTTGAGACACTTTGTGGTGGCGGTCAACAAGATGGATTTGGTCGATTATTCTCAGGAGCGTTTTGAAGCCATTCGTCAAGAATATCTTGAATTCTCCCGACATCTACAGGGAGACACGGACATTCAGATCATTCCGATCTCCGCGTTGGAAGGGGACAATGTTGTTGAAAAAAGTCAGCACATGCATTGGTATCAAGGCCCCTCTCTGCTGGATTTATTAGAAACTGTCGATGTTGATCAGCTCAAAGGAACGGGGGCATTTCGTTTCCCGGTTCAATATGTCAACCGACCAAATCTCGATTTTCGCGGGTTTGCCGGCACTGTTGCATCGGGGATTGTCCGGGTTGGCGATCAAGTCAAGGTGCTACCGTCTGGTAAATCTTCCACCGTTGCCCGTATCGTCACTTTTGATGGTGATTTGGAACAGGCATATACCGGTCAAGCGGTGACGCTAACGCTGAATGATGAAATTGATATCAGCCGTGGTGATTTGATCGTTCTTGAGGATGCCCAGCTCGATACAACCAACCATCTATTGGCAGATGTCGTTTGGATGACAGAGCAGCCATTGCAAGCCGGGCGGGATTACGACATCAAAATTGCAGGCCATAAAACGATTGGTCAGGTGACATCGATCCGTCACCAATACGATATCAATAACCTTTCGACTTATCAGGCCGAATCTCTGCCGCTCAATGGAATTGGTTTATGTGAATGGCGGTTCAATCAGGCGATCGCTCTCGATAGATATCTCGACAGTGCTGATACGGGTGGCTTTATTATTATTGACCGACTGACCAATGTAACCGTTGGCGCAGGACTGGTTCGTGACAGCCTACAAACGGTGGCGCAAACGCAGGGCGATGTCTCTGAATTTGAGCTGGAACTGAATGCACTGATTCGTAAGCACTACCCACACTGGGGTGTGAAAGATATCAGTCAATTACTGAAATAG